In the genome of Triticum urartu cultivar G1812 chromosome 5, Tu2.1, whole genome shotgun sequence, one region contains:
- the LOC125555751 gene encoding transcription factor JAMYB-like, which yields MASWSSSSTQRSSGATMPCSVVKLDDDLLHHEEETAEEIRRGPWTVEEDLTLVNYIADHGDGRWNSLARAAGLKRTGKSCRLRWLNYLRPDVKRGNFTADEQLLILDLHSRWGNRWSKIAQHLPGRTDNEIKNYWRTRVQKHAKQLNCDANSTKFKDAMKYLWMPRLADHHLQQASTVGDHLVPGPPTAYMESSGMVTSSSDSFASESYDGARCANASVGEMIHSGDWVQEQNQGFWPETNQNFQLQDSELSGWVQGFSESDSLAENFWSLEDIWKMQ from the exons ATGGCGTCATGGTCATCGTCGTCCACGCAGCGGAGCAGCGGCGCGACCATGCCGTGCTCCGTGGTAAAGCTCGACGACGACCTGCTGCACCACGAGGAGGAGACCGCCGAGGAGATCCGGCGCGGCCCGTGGACCGTGGAGGAGGACCTCACACTCGTCAACTACATCGCCGACCACGGCGATGGCCGCTGGAACTCCCTCGCCCGCGCCGCCG GGCTTAAGCGGACGGGGAAGAGCTGCCGGCTGCGGTGGCTGAACTACCTCCGGCCGGACGTGAAGCGCGGCAACTTCACCGCCGACGAGCAGCTGCTCATCCTCGACCTCCACTCCCGCTGGGGTAACAG GTGGTCCAAGATAGCTCAACACCTTCCTGGGAGGACCGACAATGAGATCAAAAACTACTGGAGGACAAGGGTGCAAAAGCACGCCAAGCAGCTCAACTGTGATGCTAACAGCACCAAGTTCAAGGATGCCATGAAGTATCTATGGATGCCTCGCCTTGCTGACCACCACCTTCAGCAAGCATCTACAGTAGGTGATCATCTTGTGCCTGGTCCACCAACGGCCTACATGGAGAGCTCCGGCATGGTGACATCGTCGTCCGACTCGTTTGCATCGGAGTCATATGATGGTGCACGCTGTGCAAATGCGAGCGTGGGAGAGATGATACATAGTGGGGATTGGGTTCAAGAGCAGAATCAAGGGTTTTGGCCTGAGACAAACCAGAATTTCCAGCTTCAAGACTCGGAGTTGTCTGGATGGGTACAAGGGTTCTCCGAGTCCGACAGCCTCGCTGAGAATTTTTGGAGTTTGGAGGACATTTGGAAGATGCAATGA